A window of the Mesotoga prima MesG1.Ag.4.2 genome harbors these coding sequences:
- a CDS encoding transcriptional coactivator p15/PC4 family protein — translation MTDIKRNDTEIVRVSKREYKGHEFIDLRIYYQDDEGDYKPTKKGITINPKLVDELIDALKKEKDSAPEKE, via the coding sequence TTGACAGACATAAAAAGAAACGACACAGAGATCGTAAGAGTCTCGAAGAGAGAATACAAAGGCCATGAATTCATTGATTTGAGGATTTACTATCAGGACGATGAAGGAGACTACAAACCTACTAAGAAAGGAATCACAATCAACCCAAAACTCGTCGATGAACTTATCGACGCACTCAAAAAAGAAAAAGACTCTGCCCCAGAAAAAGAATAA